In Turicibacter sanguinis, a genomic segment contains:
- a CDS encoding ABC transporter permease: protein MKQLIQSELSRLVMRRRTAIILIISLLAFIFIAFFNSTFGVGFYDPFVTANLDSLNFTPFILRDYHFYLVLILCPLLVVETFNRERYSGEYRMVMIRPYSRVQLYVAKILTLAIVMGVFSIILWMMANIFAQLMLPKVTNTSFFESQTLYTSTEAILFSLKFYIVEYVILISVMGVISLISLLLPNTILAFLGSVFVLCLVGFGMPVFEFLVSSTRSIFDLLLGMGSSGNVILYVLVILGIGIGGSYALFRRNDYLS from the coding sequence ATGAAACAATTAATTCAAAGCGAGCTATCGCGTCTTGTGATGAGACGTCGAACAGCTATTATTTTAATCATCAGTCTATTAGCATTTATATTTATAGCATTTTTTAATTCAACGTTTGGAGTTGGATTTTATGATCCATTCGTGACCGCTAATTTAGATTCTTTAAATTTTACACCTTTTATTTTACGTGACTATCATTTTTATTTAGTTCTGATTTTGTGCCCGCTATTAGTGGTAGAAACGTTTAATCGTGAACGTTATAGTGGAGAGTACCGAATGGTGATGATTCGTCCTTATTCAAGAGTGCAACTTTATGTTGCTAAAATATTGACGCTTGCGATTGTTATGGGGGTATTTTCAATCATATTGTGGATGATGGCAAATATATTTGCTCAGCTGATGTTACCTAAGGTAACGAACACGTCATTCTTTGAATCACAGACCTTATATACGAGCACTGAAGCAATCCTATTTAGTCTAAAATTTTACATTGTAGAATATGTTATCTTAATCAGTGTGATGGGAGTCATCAGTCTGATCTCACTTCTATTACCAAATACGATTTTAGCATTCTTAGGATCAGTGTTTGTGTTATGTCTTGTTGGATTCGGAATGCCAGTATTTGAGTTTTTAGTAAGTTCAACACGCTCTATTTTTGATTTATTACTTGGAATGGGAAGTAGCGGAAATGTTATACTATATGTATTGGTTATTTTAGGAATTGGAATTGGAGGTTCCTATGCATTGTTTAGACGTAACGACTATTTATCTTAG